From one Helicobacter sp. MIT 21-1697 genomic stretch:
- a CDS encoding DedA family protein, with amino-acid sequence MNTKEKLVAYAKENPKRILAWGIIIALIVGFFILYKQSHFSLEEFITQLWEQYVENWGYVILFFWGILEGELGLIFAGLAAHDGKMHLFMAIFIAGLGGFVGDQIYFYIGRFNRKKIQEEFTSQRRKFALAHLLLTKYGWPIIFIQRYMYGMRTIIPMSIGTTRYSALKFATINFLSAQVWAAITIVLTWYFGEEIFIVLDWFKGHPYLLIPLAIIIGGGVWWYFHSQTKKVDKKIAKIQSELEQKEKTK; translated from the coding sequence ATGAATACCAAAGAAAAGTTGGTTGCTTATGCAAAGGAGAATCCCAAACGTATTCTAGCGTGGGGAATTATAATTGCGCTTATTGTGGGATTTTTTATACTTTATAAGCAATCTCATTTTTCATTGGAGGAGTTTATCACGCAGCTATGGGAACAATATGTAGAAAATTGGGGCTATGTGATTTTGTTTTTTTGGGGTATTTTAGAGGGAGAATTAGGGTTAATTTTTGCCGGACTTGCTGCACACGATGGCAAAATGCATCTATTTATGGCTATTTTTATTGCCGGACTTGGTGGATTTGTGGGGGATCAAATTTACTTTTATATTGGGCGATTTAATCGCAAAAAGATTCAGGAGGAATTTACTTCCCAGAGGCGCAAATTCGCTCTTGCACATTTACTGCTGACAAAATATGGTTGGCCCATTATTTTTATCCAACGTTATATGTATGGTATGCGAACGATTATTCCTATGAGCATTGGCACAACGCGGTATAGTGCGCTTAAGTTTGCTACCATTAATTTTTTGAGTGCGCAAGTGTGGGCGGCAATTACAATCGTGCTTACTTGGTATTTTGGTGAAGAAATTTTTATCGTCCTTGATTGGTTTAAGGGACACCCTTATTTGCTTATACCCCTTGCAATTATCATTGGTGGTGGTGTATGGTGGTATTTTCATTCACAAACAAAAAAGGTGGATAAAAAGATAGCCAAGATTCAAAGTGAGCTTGAGCAAAAAGAGAAAACAAAATGA
- the fliE gene encoding flagellar hook-basal body complex protein FliE, which translates to MANKFGVITNDIQPIGTSNQNLESAKNRQDGLDFIRTLKDSIQDVNTEQQTSEKALADIASGQVKDLHQAAIAINRAENSMKVMLEVRNKAINAYKEILRTQI; encoded by the coding sequence ATGGCTAATAAATTTGGTGTGATTACAAATGATATTCAACCTATTGGCACAAGCAATCAGAATTTAGAGAGTGCAAAAAATAGACAAGATGGACTTGATTTTATTAGAACACTTAAAGATTCTATTCAAGATGTAAATACAGAGCAGCAAACTTCAGAAAAAGCTCTTGCAGACATAGCAAGCGGACAAGTGAAAGATTTGCATCAAGCTGCGATTGCGATTAATCGTGCAGAAAATAGTATGAAAGTAATGCTTGAAGTGAGAAATAAAGCAATTAATGCTTATAAAGAGATTCTAAGAACTCAAATCTAA
- a CDS encoding glycosyltransferase, with amino-acid sequence MKTQIESKIKEKNLQDSILLKPFTKDIESEYLNASIYAMTSHNEGFGMVLAEASSYALPCIAFDIKTGPSEIIEDSKTGFLVQDNDLQGFADKLIELMSDESKRKTLGEAAKIRVTQRLSKQAIMPLWEEVLGE; translated from the coding sequence ATGAAAACACAAATAGAATCTAAAATTAAAGAAAAGAATCTGCAAGATTCTATACTTCTAAAACCCTTTACAAAAGATATAGAATCTGAATATCTCAATGCAAGTATTTATGCGATGACAAGCCATAATGAAGGTTTTGGTATGGTGTTAGCAGAGGCAAGTTCTTATGCTCTCCCTTGCATTGCCTTTGATATTAAAACAGGTCCAAGTGAGATTATAGAAGATTCTAAAACCGGCTTTCTTGTGCAAGATAATGATTTACAAGGTTTTGCAGATAAACTCATAGAATTAATGAGTGATGAATCTAAGCGCAAAACTCTAGGCGAGGCAGCAAAGATAAGAGTAACACAAAGATTGAGTAAGCAAGCCATTATGCCCTTGTGGGAGGAGGTGTTAGGTGAATGA
- the flgC gene encoding flagellar basal body rod protein FlgC: MFLSSFDISGYGLSAQRVRINTISSNIANANTTRTDEGGPYRRREVIFRAFDFYKVLNEKLGKDNQQLRYEDPLNEGDLGKEPKPAIMSVYIPKIVRDDREPLMKYDPSHPDANSEGYVAYPNVNPVVEMADLIEATRAYQANVAAFQSAKNMASNAITMFQA; the protein is encoded by the coding sequence ATGTTTCTCTCAAGTTTTGATATTAGCGGTTATGGGCTTTCAGCACAAAGAGTGCGTATTAATACGATTTCATCAAATATTGCCAATGCAAATACTACGCGCACTGATGAGGGTGGTCCATATCGTAGAAGGGAAGTGATTTTTCGCGCATTTGATTTTTATAAGGTATTAAATGAAAAATTGGGTAAAGATAACCAGCAATTACGATATGAAGACCCATTAAATGAGGGCGATTTGGGAAAAGAACCAAAACCTGCTATAATGAGCGTTTATATTCCAAAAATCGTGCGTGATGACAGGGAGCCACTTATGAAATATGACCCAAGCCACCCAGATGCAAATTCTGAAGGTTATGTCGCTTATCCTAATGTTAATCCCGTTGTTGAAATGGCCGATTTAATAGAGGCAACTCGTGCATATCAAGCAAATGTTGCAGCGTTTCAGAGCGCAAAAAATATGGCGAGCAATGCAATTACAATGTTTCAAGCATAG
- the flgB gene encoding flagellar basal body rod protein FlgB — MAIADISKVYPIVHKALDYRSIRQDMIASNLANVDTPLYRPKDVNFEQYLSRENKKIFGGAPRSYKLELAKTSSKHLDTRRIDKDTATMFWRDGHLAKNDGNSVDLDVETSEMGKNSTMYQALTSALKRHKGIFAYAMDSGRNI, encoded by the coding sequence ATGGCTATTGCAGATATTTCAAAGGTTTATCCTATCGTCCATAAAGCGCTTGATTATCGTTCAATTCGTCAAGATATGATTGCTTCAAATCTTGCCAATGTTGATACACCCCTTTATCGCCCTAAAGATGTGAATTTTGAGCAATATTTATCGCGAGAAAATAAAAAAATCTTTGGCGGTGCACCTAGAAGCTATAAGCTTGAACTTGCTAAGACTTCAAGCAAACACCTTGATACAAGACGCATAGATAAGGATACTGCGACAATGTTTTGGCGCGATGGACATTTGGCAAAAAATGATGGCAATAGTGTGGATTTAGATGTAGAGACAAGCGAAATGGGTAAAAATAGCACAATGTATCAAGCACTTACAAGTGCTTTGAAGCGGCATAAGGGTATTTTCGCTTATGCTATGGATTCAGGTAGAAATATCTAA
- a CDS encoding glycosyltransferase, producing IMKKILLTIFDISTFGGAERVVVNLANALNEKGHKVEILSFYQTNETLPYHIDKSIKVHFLHKNISEIAFKEYMRSDILRNFFYRIFYKHYLNIQVHSILKNFDVTIANDNCYTPFLKRKNVRYIRIIHEIFKKYRSRNRYFHTLVILTKQDMLAYQKYYKHIALIPNFLPFIPNKNTDLSQKVVLSAGRFCEEKGFLRLIDIWALAQKRMQSSMPPPHYILGSLSLWVKAR from the coding sequence ATATTATGAAGAAAATCCTACTCACAATCTTTGATATAAGCACATTTGGTGGGGCTGAACGAGTTGTTGTGAATCTTGCTAATGCTTTAAATGAAAAAGGACACAAGGTAGAAATATTAAGTTTTTATCAGACAAATGAAACCTTACCTTATCACATAGATAAAAGTATAAAAGTGCATTTTTTACATAAAAATATATCAGAAATCGCTTTCAAGGAGTATATGAGGAGCGATATTTTAAGAAATTTTTTTTATAGAATCTTTTACAAACATTATCTCAACATACAGGTGCATTCTATCCTCAAAAATTTTGATGTTACCATAGCTAATGATAATTGCTACACACCCTTTTTGAAGCGAAAAAATGTGCGTTACATTAGGATTATCCACGAAATTTTTAAAAAATATCGCTCAAGAAATAGGTATTTTCACACACTTGTCATTCTCACAAAACAAGATATGCTTGCCTATCAAAAATATTACAAACATATAGCTTTAATCCCAAATTTTCTTCCCTTTATACCAAATAAAAATACCGATTTAAGCCAAAAGGTAGTTTTAAGCGCAGGAAGATTTTGTGAAGAGAAAGGCTTTTTGCGTCTCATTGATATTTGGGCTTTAGCGCAAAAGAGAATGCAATCATCTATGCCCCCCCCCCATTACATTCTTGGCAGCTTATCATTGTGGGTGAAGGCGAGATGA
- a CDS encoding adenine phosphoribosyltransferase codes for MDKQKIADSIRAIYDYKPGVIFRDITTLIGNAEVFQEVIHILKNRYENQNLDFIAAIEARGFIFGSALAYALGIGFVPIRKKGKLPHKTISEKYSLEYGFDEVELHIDAFRDKKNAKVVLIDDLIATGGTALASIKLIESAGAKCVEAAFVINLKGLEGESRLLSHTKVFSIVEYEGK; via the coding sequence ATGGACAAGCAAAAAATAGCAGATTCTATAAGAGCAATATATGATTATAAGCCCGGAGTTATTTTTAGGGATATTACTACACTCATAGGCAATGCAGAGGTATTCCAAGAAGTGATACATATCCTCAAAAACCGATATGAGAATCAAAATCTTGACTTTATAGCTGCTATTGAAGCGCGAGGGTTTATTTTTGGTTCAGCTCTTGCATACGCGCTGGGCATAGGATTTGTCCCTATACGCAAAAAAGGCAAATTGCCCCATAAGACTATCAGTGAAAAATATAGCCTTGAATACGGATTTGATGAAGTTGAGTTGCATATAGATGCTTTTAGAGATAAGAAAAATGCTAAAGTTGTTCTTATTGATGATTTAATAGCCACAGGAGGCACAGCTTTAGCAAGTATAAAACTTATAGAATCTGCTGGAGCAAAGTGCGTTGAAGCTGCGTTTGTTATTAATCTCAAAGGGCTAGAGGGTGAGAGCAGACTTTTATCTCATACAAAAGTTTTTAGTATCGTAGAGTATGAGGGGAAATAA
- the ychF gene encoding redox-regulated ATPase YchF, whose protein sequence is MGLSIGIVGLPNVGKSTTFNALTKAQNAEAANYPFCTIEPNKAVVSVPDVRLQELAKIVNPQKIQYSVVEFVDIAGLVRGASKGEGLGNQFLANIKESDMILHIVRCFEDSNITHIEGRIDPISDIEIIELELLFADIASLNKRIEKLQRESKAQKGANAQLTIAQELLAHLESNKPVRSFAKCESEEFIALNRELRFLTNKAVIYGANVNEEGLESDNEFVQKVREYALQNGGIAIKLCAKIEEEMVGMSDEERGEFLASLGAKESGLTQIIREGFARLGLMSYFTAGVKEVRAWTITKGDSAPKAAAVIHKDFEKGFIRAECISYADFIKYGGEAKAKEAGAMRIEGKDYIVQDGDVMHFRFNV, encoded by the coding sequence ATGGGATTATCAATTGGTATTGTAGGTTTGCCAAATGTCGGCAAATCCACGACTTTTAATGCTTTAACAAAAGCGCAAAATGCAGAGGCGGCAAATTATCCTTTTTGCACGATTGAGCCAAATAAGGCGGTTGTGAGTGTGCCAGATGTAAGATTGCAAGAGTTGGCTAAGATTGTCAATCCCCAAAAGATTCAGTATTCTGTCGTAGAGTTTGTAGATATTGCTGGGCTTGTGCGTGGAGCAAGTAAAGGTGAGGGACTAGGGAATCAATTTTTAGCCAATATTAAAGAATCTGATATGATTTTGCATATTGTGCGCTGTTTTGAAGATTCTAATATCACACATATTGAGGGGCGTATTGACCCGATTAGTGATATTGAAATCATTGAGTTAGAATTACTTTTTGCAGACATTGCAAGTTTAAATAAACGCATTGAGAAACTCCAAAGAGAGAGCAAGGCACAAAAGGGCGCAAATGCGCAACTCACAATCGCACAAGAGCTTTTAGCACATTTGGAATCTAATAAGCCTGTGCGAAGCTTTGCAAAATGCGAGAGCGAGGAGTTTATCGCGCTTAATCGCGAACTACGATTTTTAACCAATAAAGCAGTGATTTATGGCGCAAATGTGAATGAAGAGGGCTTAGAATCTGATAATGAGTTTGTGCAAAAAGTGCGCGAATACGCACTCCAAAATGGTGGCATAGCAATTAAGCTGTGTGCAAAGATTGAGGAGGAAATGGTAGGTATGAGTGATGAGGAGCGAGGAGAGTTTTTAGCGAGTCTTGGAGCAAAGGAGAGTGGATTAACGCAGATTATTAGAGAGGGCTTTGCGCGACTTGGGCTTATGAGTTATTTTACCGCAGGGGTTAAAGAAGTGCGAGCTTGGACGATTACAAAAGGAGATAGCGCACCTAAAGCTGCAGCTGTGATACACAAAGACTTTGAAAAAGGCTTTATTCGTGCAGAGTGTATTAGCTATGCGGATTTTATCAAATATGGTGGTGAGGCAAAGGCAAAAGAAGCCGGAGCTATGCGCATTGAAGGGAAAGATTATATCGTGCAAGATGGCGATGTGATGCACTTTAGATTCAATGTGTAA
- the folD gene encoding bifunctional methylenetetrahydrofolate dehydrogenase/methenyltetrahydrofolate cyclohydrolase FolD: MTLLDGKSLSAVLERDLTEQIAALVSQGVTPGLAVILVGNNPASCAYVQMKAKACKRVGIYSVTHEMPSKITQDELLSVIEILNNDPNIDGILVQLPLPAHIQTSKVLEAINPKKDVDGFHPFNIGRLSVNVDTFVPATPLGVMNLLQSYDIDVSGKDVVIVGMSNIVGKPLASLMLNAGASVSCCHILTRDVKQYTKNADIVCVAVGKVGLLSADMIKEGAVVIDIGINRLESGVLVGDVDFESVAPKSSFITPVPGGVGPMTIVTLLQNTYKAAMYRLEQRMQV, encoded by the coding sequence ATGACATTATTAGATGGCAAATCCTTGAGCGCAGTCCTTGAGCGTGATTTGACAGAACAAATTGCTGCGCTTGTTTCTCAAGGTGTAACGCCGGGTTTGGCGGTAATTTTAGTTGGCAATAATCCTGCAAGTTGCGCTTATGTGCAGATGAAAGCAAAAGCGTGCAAACGTGTGGGAATCTACTCTGTTACTCACGAAATGCCTTCAAAAATTACACAAGATGAACTCTTATCTGTTATTGAGATTTTAAATAATGACCCAAATATTGATGGCATACTTGTCCAGCTGCCTTTACCTGCACATATTCAGACAAGCAAAGTGCTTGAGGCAATCAATCCCAAAAAAGATGTTGATGGTTTTCACCCATTTAATATAGGGCGATTGAGCGTGAATGTTGATACCTTTGTCCCTGCTACCCCACTTGGTGTAATGAATCTCCTTCAATCTTATGATATTGATGTGAGTGGCAAAGATGTCGTCATTGTAGGTATGAGCAATATCGTGGGCAAGCCGCTTGCAAGCCTTATGCTTAATGCAGGAGCAAGTGTGAGCTGCTGTCATATTCTTACACGTGATGTGAAGCAATACACAAAGAATGCAGATATTGTATGTGTGGCTGTGGGTAAAGTAGGATTGCTTAGTGCAGATATGATTAAAGAGGGCGCAGTTGTGATAGATATTGGTATCAATCGTTTAGAATCTGGAGTGCTTGTTGGCGATGTGGATTTTGAGAGTGTCGCACCTAAGAGCAGTTTTATCACTCCTGTGCCCGGTGGCGTAGGTCCTATGACTATTGTTACATTGCTCCAAAATACCTATAAAGCTGCAATGTATCGTTTAGAACAAAGGATGCAAGTATGA
- a CDS encoding peptidoglycan D,D-transpeptidase FtsI family protein translates to MAYYAKKTGVIISVFFLIVLCFVIFLSIVYVKMVTPRKLPTMTATKSDTSVRGSLYTSDGFEVAYSDKLYKASVNTQSIDPDKKELFITLFSIYSGIPKDEISKKLSQKGYVVLSYTLNSAVATNLKNLNLILIRYDVFREYEDKRGRVIQKMGLSIEVSGNNRNYVYKNILEPLIGYTRKFENQNITRVDGVKGVEKYYNDILSPKQDGNITGKRDVGFNVIANKSAQIQNRQDGFDVTLSIPLSLQRKIEFELDEAKKRYKVREIIAGVMDSKTGRIITLATSNRFDPKNIQRKDYPHLNLNAIEYSYEPGSTIKPIIYAILLQKGMVSPDDIIELDNGYYKLKSYTIRDTHPLKSASVQDVIVRSSNIGMVKISKDLKPNEYHIALHAFGFGELSGIDLPYEKTGLVPSPKTFNNEVYRASVSYGYGMRATFMQLLRSYAIFSNGGYLITPRVSEYVTSPSGEKYVPKRLEPIAIISPQTAQQVYHTLIEVVQKVIKIAQVEGIITGGKTGTAKIALNGRYDSKYNGSFFGFAQDESNAYTIGVVAFESDIKDDYYGARTAAPIFRRIVEIMIEEGYLKRIESAPVQSDEAQAM, encoded by the coding sequence GTGGCGTATTATGCGAAAAAAACAGGTGTGATTATATCTGTTTTTTTCTTGATTGTATTATGTTTTGTTATTTTTTTGAGCATTGTGTATGTCAAAATGGTAACTCCCCGCAAACTCCCCACAATGACAGCAACCAAGAGTGATACTTCGGTGCGAGGTAGTCTCTATACAAGCGATGGCTTTGAGGTTGCATATAGTGATAAGCTCTACAAAGCAAGTGTGAATACTCAAAGCATTGACCCAGACAAAAAAGAACTATTTATTACGCTTTTTTCCATATATAGCGGGATTCCTAAAGATGAGATTAGTAAAAAATTATCTCAAAAGGGCTATGTAGTGCTTTCTTATACGCTTAATTCCGCAGTGGCGACAAATTTAAAGAATCTCAACCTTATTCTTATCCGATATGATGTATTTCGTGAATATGAAGACAAGAGGGGACGCGTGATACAAAAAATGGGGCTTAGCATTGAAGTGAGCGGCAATAATAGAAATTATGTATATAAAAATATCCTTGAGCCGCTCATAGGCTATACGCGTAAATTTGAGAATCAAAATATCACGCGCGTTGATGGTGTCAAGGGTGTGGAAAAATATTATAATGATATACTCTCTCCCAAGCAAGATGGCAATATCACGGGCAAACGAGATGTAGGTTTTAATGTGATTGCCAATAAATCCGCGCAGATTCAAAACAGGCAAGATGGCTTTGATGTTACGCTTAGCATTCCTTTGAGCTTACAGCGCAAAATTGAGTTTGAACTTGATGAGGCAAAAAAACGTTACAAAGTGCGTGAGATTATCGCAGGAGTTATGGATTCTAAAACAGGCAGGATTATTACTCTTGCAACTTCAAATCGCTTTGACCCAAAGAATATTCAGCGAAAAGATTATCCACATCTTAATCTTAATGCTATTGAATACTCTTATGAGCCCGGTAGCACGATTAAGCCCATTATTTATGCGATTTTATTGCAAAAGGGTATGGTAAGTCCAGATGATATAATTGAGCTTGATAATGGCTACTATAAGCTTAAAAGCTATACTATACGCGATACGCACCCTCTCAAAAGTGCGAGTGTCCAAGATGTTATTGTGCGTTCTAGCAATATTGGTATGGTAAAAATTTCTAAAGATTTAAAGCCTAATGAATATCATATTGCGTTGCACGCTTTTGGATTCGGGGAATTAAGCGGGATTGATTTACCTTATGAGAAAACGGGTTTAGTGCCAAGTCCTAAAACTTTTAATAACGAAGTATATCGCGCAAGCGTGAGCTATGGCTATGGAATGCGCGCAACTTTTATGCAGCTCTTGCGCTCTTATGCAATTTTTAGTAATGGTGGATATTTGATAACACCTCGCGTGAGTGAATATGTAACCTCTCCAAGTGGAGAAAAGTATGTCCCAAAACGACTTGAGCCAATAGCTATTATTTCCCCACAAACAGCGCAACAAGTTTATCATACGCTGATTGAAGTTGTGCAAAAGGTGATTAAAATAGCTCAAGTGGAGGGCATTATTACAGGTGGTAAAACAGGCACGGCTAAAATTGCTCTTAATGGCAGATATGATAGTAAGTATAATGGCTCATTTTTTGGCTTTGCACAAGATGAGAGCAATGCTTATACGATTGGTGTCGTGGCTTTTGAATCTGATATAAAAGATGATTATTATGGCGCACGCACTGCCGCTCCAATTTTTAGACGCATTGTGGAAATTATGATTGAAGAAGGCTACCTCAAACGGATAGAATCTGCTCCTGTGCAGTCTGATGAAGCCCAAGCAATGTAA
- the rpiB gene encoding ribose 5-phosphate isomerase B, translating to MTYIIGTDHAGIKIKAFVISFLQQKGFEVIDLAPQNDERVDYPDYAKKVCEAVGEGANRRGILICGSGIGMSIAANRFKHIRAALCTDAYMAKMARAHNDANVLCMGERISGIGEVESILENFIGSEFEGERHLVRVEKLGNLG from the coding sequence ATGACTTATATCATAGGGACAGACCACGCAGGGATTAAGATTAAGGCATTTGTCATTTCTTTTTTGCAACAAAAAGGTTTTGAAGTTATAGATTTAGCACCTCAAAATGATGAAAGGGTAGATTATCCTGATTATGCAAAAAAAGTATGTGAAGCAGTGGGGGAGGGAGCAAATCGCAGAGGTATTTTGATATGCGGAAGCGGAATTGGAATGAGCATTGCTGCTAATCGTTTTAAGCATATTCGTGCTGCACTTTGCACAGATGCGTATATGGCAAAAATGGCGCGTGCGCATAATGACGCAAATGTGCTATGTATGGGAGAACGCATTAGTGGCATAGGCGAAGTGGAGTCAATCCTTGAGAACTTTATAGGCAGTGAATTTGAGGGTGAGCGACACCTTGTGCGTGTGGAAAAGCTAGGGAATCTAGGATAG
- a CDS encoding c-type cytochrome, whose product MKKKLILLLAISLTNADEGMLSENQYGKNLYENPRGIACNKCHGNKGEGDVIARYKHKGIEKTLFAPRINNIEFSAFAKALHTQKGVMPIYFLTDEEITAIYMYLYRP is encoded by the coding sequence ATGAAAAAAAAGCTAATATTGCTTCTAGCAATAAGCCTAACAAATGCCGATGAGGGAATGTTATCAGAAAATCAATATGGCAAAAATCTCTATGAGAATCCACGAGGTATAGCTTGCAATAAATGCCACGGAAATAAAGGTGAAGGTGATGTTATAGCACGCTACAAACATAAAGGTATAGAAAAAACTTTGTTTGCGCCACGTATTAATAATATTGAATTTAGTGCATTTGCCAAAGCACTTCATACACAAAAGGGAGTTATGCCTATATATTTTCTCACTGATGAAGAGATTACAGCCATTTATATGTATCTTTATCGTCCTTGA
- a CDS encoding leucyl aminopeptidase, translated as MKVSISKTNTFSGTKGCAQALLISKSAFVKSPYAKLCKSFGFEGEGKFFLQEQALLLVCVEVINLDSIREAGASIARYFRALPYKSVSVALNGKLDDSKAYALLLGALLGVYECVSYKSKTPSSALKEFILLDKDNEVASVNVLKKVHIVAQSVNEVREIINTIPQVATPKYLAKYAKDLSKEVGNLECKILDEEALQKEKMNAFLAVNRASCNPPRLIHLSYKPKGATKRIVLVGKGLTYDCGGLSLKPADFMVTMKADKSGGCAVMGIIKAIAQLGAKIEVHSIVGAAENMIGGNAYKPDDVLYSREGKTIEVRNTDAEGRLVLVDCLSYAQDLKPDILIDFATLTGACVVALGEYTSGIMGHNDKLKAQFEKCALESGELMATLPFNAHLKKLIESKIADVCNVGSSRYGGAISAGLFLSQFIREEFKQKWLHIDIAGPAYVEREWDINPSGASGAGVRAGVEFILAQGKA; from the coding sequence ATGAAAGTGAGTATTTCTAAAACCAATACATTCAGTGGCACAAAAGGTTGTGCCCAAGCATTATTAATAAGTAAAAGTGCCTTTGTAAAATCCCCTTATGCAAAGCTCTGTAAAAGCTTTGGTTTTGAGGGGGAGGGCAAGTTTTTTTTGCAAGAGCAAGCTTTGCTTTTGGTGTGTGTGGAAGTAATCAATCTTGATTCTATCCGAGAGGCTGGAGCGAGTATCGCGCGGTATTTTAGGGCATTGCCTTATAAAAGTGTAAGTGTGGCACTCAATGGCAAACTTGATGATTCTAAAGCGTACGCCTTACTTTTGGGAGCATTGCTTGGAGTGTATGAATGCGTGAGCTATAAGAGCAAAACACCAAGCTCTGCCCTTAAAGAGTTTATCTTGCTTGATAAAGACAATGAAGTTGCAAGCGTGAATGTGCTTAAAAAGGTGCATATAGTTGCTCAAAGCGTAAATGAAGTGCGTGAGATTATCAATACGATTCCACAAGTGGCAACGCCTAAATACCTTGCGAAGTATGCTAAAGACTTGAGCAAAGAAGTGGGGAATCTTGAATGCAAAATATTAGACGAGGAAGCTTTGCAAAAGGAAAAAATGAATGCCTTTTTGGCGGTTAATCGTGCTTCGTGCAATCCACCGCGCTTGATACACCTCAGCTATAAGCCTAAAGGTGCAACAAAACGCATTGTGCTTGTGGGCAAGGGGCTTACTTATGATTGTGGTGGGCTCTCGCTTAAACCTGCGGATTTTATGGTAACGATGAAAGCTGATAAAAGCGGTGGTTGTGCAGTTATGGGGATTATCAAAGCCATAGCACAGCTAGGTGCAAAGATTGAAGTGCATTCAATCGTGGGAGCAGCTGAAAATATGATAGGTGGTAATGCGTATAAGCCTGATGATGTGCTTTATTCGCGTGAGGGTAAAACTATTGAGGTAAGGAATACCGATGCAGAGGGGCGTTTGGTGCTTGTTGATTGTTTGAGTTATGCGCAGGATTTAAAGCCAGATATTCTTATTGATTTTGCCACGCTTACAGGAGCGTGTGTGGTTGCTTTGGGCGAATATACAAGTGGCATTATGGGACATAATGACAAGCTTAAGGCACAATTTGAAAAATGCGCCCTTGAAAGTGGCGAACTTATGGCAACCTTGCCTTTTAATGCCCATCTCAAAAAACTCATAGAATCTAAAATCGCAGATGTATGCAATGTCGGCTCTTCGCGTTATGGAGGGGCGATAAGCGCAGGATTGTTTTTGAGCCAATTTATTAGAGAGGAATTTAAGCAAAAATGGCTTCATATTGATATTGCAGGTCCTGCGTATGTGGAGCGTGAATGGGATATTAATCCAAGTGGCGCGAGTGGCGCGGGTGTGAGAGCAGGGGTAGAGTTTATTTTAGCACAAGGAAAAGCATAA